A region of the Mytilus trossulus isolate FHL-02 chromosome 11, PNRI_Mtr1.1.1.hap1, whole genome shotgun sequence genome:
TGCCACGGTCTCTTTCCTTAAGGGAGATAGTATCAATATTGACGACGGTTGATAATCCTGTCGGAATTTGAAGCtggtttattttttcaaacCTTATATGTAATGGCTTTGACAATGCACCGATTCTTCCGTAATCAAGGATTTTGTTCAAGTCATTTGAAGGAACAAACTGCAGCTCAAACTGTATTTCCTTTAAAGACGGCAAAATACGAATTTCTGaagtaatttctttttcgagtTTGTAAAGCCATAAAAGTGTTTGATGGTTTGATGCATACCGCTTTATATCTTCATACTGTGTAAGAAACGTCTGAACACAACGCCCTCTGTTGTTTAGTTCTGTTGTAAATTGAACGATATTTTCTTTTAGTTGTGCCTTCTTTTCCTCGACAAAATCCTTCAACTTTTGCTCAAGGTCATCTAAATGGTGAATAATATCTAGCCTTCTGTCTTTGATAAGACAAAGTGAAGTCGTAGCCTCGCTGTCAACTTTTTGTATGGTTTGTATCTTTTCATCTTTCATTGTTTTGTAGACATCTCTAAGGTGAGTACAGCGACTTTTGATATCAGAAAAAGTGGAcgatgattttatattttcttctaTTTCATGGATCGGTTTGATATCGAGACAATTTTCATGATTATATTTCAAG
Encoded here:
- the LOC134691545 gene encoding uncharacterized protein LOC134691545, which encodes MADKIPHCDICSLRDIFKPATVWCSECDESICPECQEHHCLSKATNGHPTLAIEDFMKLPVFVRAINIRCEEHKENIDWYCTTHAAPCCSKCLKYNHENCLDIKPIHEIEENIKSSSTFSDIKSRCTHLRDVYKTMKDEKIQTIQKVDSEATTSLCLIKDRRLDIIHHLDDLEQKLKDFVEEKKAQLKENIVQFTTELNNRGRCVQTFLTQYEDIKRYASNHQTLLWLYKLEKEITSEIRILPSLKEIQFELQFVPSNDLNKILDYGRIGALSKPLHIRFEKINQLQIPTGLSTVVNIDTISLKERDRGKAIEVLDFLPNDTYLVRDVKMGKSRWFTTQSRPLTRREI